The following nucleotide sequence is from Salvia splendens isolate huo1 chromosome 2, SspV2, whole genome shotgun sequence.
AAATGAAGAGCTTTTCATGCAACACAATTTCCTACTTTAGTTGTTAAGATTTTAAACTAGACATCAAGACTACTATACTTATCTTTGCAGTGAATGTGCAGTCCCTTTCTGGTTCTCCTGCTAATTTTCAAGTTTATACCGCTTTATTGAAACCTCACGAGAGGATAATGGCACTTGATCTTCCTCACGGTGGTCATTTGTCACATGGTTATCAGGTATTTCCAAGCTTGTCAAGTTCCATTTTTATCATTCTTTCCCTTTAGTTGCACATCTTTTACCGCTACTGATGCTCCTTTAAATTTCTGGAATATACAGACTGACACTAAGAAGATTAGTGCCGTGTCCATATTTTTTGAGACAATGCCTTACAGACTGGACGAAAGCACTGGCTATGTTGACTATGACCAGGTACCTGGTATCAATCTTCATGAAGTCTTCTAAGTTTTGAGAGATGCCTTGTCAATGTTCCCATCATTCAGTCACAACTTAAGCTTATATAAAATTCTAAAGCCTATATGAAGTCTTGAAGCTAGGATGGTCTCATGACTCTCGTATGAATGGCACCTTCATGTGTTACGACGAAGCTTTGTTAAAAACTATGCCAAAGTCTCAAAAGTTTAGTCCATCATTATCTTTATAATGTAGTATGTCCTTGCTATCAACATTTTTGGTTTCCACCTTTGTGCCTCTTGTAGTTCCATTTAGTACTTCATGGGGTGAtattttttgggggaaaaagtTACTTTTCCTTCTACAACCTGGTTTTCTTGGATCATCCAGCACGTGTGAAGTTTTAAATATTGTTGTGCAGTTGGAAAAGAGTGCGGTACTTTTCAGGCCGAAACTGATTGTTGCTGGTGCAAGTGCTTATGCTCGTTTATATGATTATGCACGGATTCGCAAGGTAAACTTGAATATTGTTTATTACTGTGTTTCATAATTGAATATCATCTGTTCTTTTCTAGTAATAGATTTTCTTGATGTTGCTACTCTTTTTGCCTTATTGACAGGTCTGTGACAAACAAAAGGCCGTTCTGTTGGCTGATATGGCACATATTAGTGGGTTGGTTGCGGCTGGTGTCATCCCGTCACCATTTGAGTATGCAGATGTAGTTACAACTACTACACATAAATCATTACGTGGGCCACGTGGGGCAATGATCTTTTTTAGGAAGGGAGTTAAAGAAATTAATAAACAAGGGCAAGAAGTGAGTTCTTAtaccattttatttttctggCTTCTGCTGCTGTCTTCTTGATATTACTCATTGGTATCTTTTTTTAAAGCATTAAACTCTATCGTCTCCCCAGTTGTTTGTCCTTGTGAGGGAGGCTTGGGGCTGTGTAAGTGCCAAAATGTGCAAAATGAATAAAGCGAATTCTGTGGTAGttgataattaatttccatCTTACAGGTGAAGTTTGATTTTGAGGATAAAATTAATCAAGCTGTATTTCCTGGGCTTCAAGGTGGACCACACAATCATACTATATCTGGCTTAGCAGTTGCACTAAAACAGGCaagtattttagtaattttttgttaaaggagtataattttgatCATTGCTGATCTTATTATTCTGAATTGCAGGCCATGACACCAGAATACAAAGCTTATCAAGAGCAAGTTCTAAGTAACTCTTCAAAGTTTGCTGAGGTAACACTTCTGGGCAATAAATTTGTGTTGGATACAATAGAACCTGTCAACATATCTTTCTTTGAACTAGCTGTTTGGTGTCTTATCGATTAAAACATCCTATTTGCAGGCTTTGTTAGAGAGAGGCTACAATCTTGTATCAGGTGGAACTGATAACCATCTTGTCTTGGTGAATTTAAGAGACAAGGTATACCCGCATTTGTGGTAGCACTACATTATCCACTTGCTTTAGACCAATATAAATGTTATGTAAGCGCACTTTCTATTTTCTTGAGTTATCTATCCTTAATAAGAATCACCATAGATTTCCTCAATGACATTTTCTAGTCAATTGTTTCACATGTAAGAAACTTCTATAGTTATCGTAGCATTCATCTCTGGGAAAATAAGCAGGGTATTGTTAAGTTATAGCCCAAAATTTGACCCTGTAGTGCCTATTTAGCCCAATGTTAAAATATTACGAGTATAACTTGTCATTATCTCCTTTATTCACTTAATAGCCCACATCAAATGTTTGGCCAACTAAAGCTGACATGTATTGCCCGCGTCGAATTGTGATGTTACCCAATTCAGACTTGAATTAATACTACAAAAAATAGCTTCTGGCAATATACGTCGACTTCAGTTGGCCAGAAAAATTGATGTCGGCTAATAGGTGAACAACTGATAAGTACATGCTGTATTTGCAATGTTCTTAAAATTGGGCTAAAAAGTCGCATGGGTCAAGTTTGGGCTATAAGTTAAGAATAACCCAAATAAGTATTATCAAGGTTAACATATGACTTTTCCGAGGGTGCTCATCCTTTGCAAATACATAGGTTGTGCCACATGTTTTAAGCAAGGCCTGTTATTAGTTTAACAGGAAATTTTGATCTTTGATAAATTGTAGTACTTCGGTCCAATATGATGAAGTAATGCAAgtattattgttttaatttctcAAGCAATTCCTGCAGTAtaataatgtatatttctccATGAAGATGAATCAGTAAATTTAGTAATTTACACCTTAGAGTCTATGTTAAACAACTTTGTTGGTCCCTAGTGTCATCCTATATCTTGAGTTCTATAAAGGGAACAACCCTTCCGGAAAATCTTCCTTCTTCGTTTTTAAGGAGAGGACAAGTGAAAATGCCTTTACATGAGTGTTATGcctttcattattttcacaatttaactaaactgatccattcattttatatattattatcagAAAGCAAAACTACTTTtcaatttcatgtttttgttGTGAACTTCATAATATCCATAGAGCATGAAAAAAATTACACATGAAGATTACCTGTTCATCAACTGCAGGGTATTGATGGATCTAGAGTTGAAAAGGTTTTGGAGGCTGTGCATATTGCAGCAAACAAAAATACCGTTCCTGGGGATGTGTCTGCCATGGTACCTGGAGGCATTCGTATGGGTATGCCTTTTCCCTGGCTATTATTGACTGCTTTGATTTTATACCACTTAACTCATGATGATGGGATCCTTAACATCTCTACTAGGCACTCCGGCTCTCACATCAAGGGGTTTCGTTGAGGTTGATTTTGCCAAAGTTGCCGAGTTCTTTAATGCAGCTGTAAAATTGGCCCAAAAGATAAAGGCTGACGCAAATGGTTGTTATTTCTGTCATTTCTTACATTTTACCTTTACTCTGTCTCTCTTGCTTAACATGCCCATCTGTCCCAATTTTGAAGTTTCTTACGAGTGCATGTTTATTCTAATAACAAAGCCATTTGTTGCAATCATTAGGAACCAAGTTGAAGGACTTTGTGGCATCTATGAAGTCAGACACTCATCAATCTGCACTATCAAAGCTACGACTTGAGGTTGAGGATTATGCTAAACAATTTCCCACAATTGGATTTCAGAAAGAGACAATGAAATATAAGGACTGAAGCCAAGCTCAAACTCCTGAAAGGTAAAAGTTCTTGTTCAAAAACATCATAGATACTATATGCTATTTTGGTGCTTTAGTTAGATCCAAAATAAGCGCCTCATTTTACATCAAGGTTATCTTGTAGTATAAGACTTCCATGTCGCCCAGGGACGGAGATAGCGTTGGCCAAGCCACCGCTGAAGCGGGGGCTTGGCCAACGCCGGATCCATTAATATCAATGAAAGTCTTAaatttttgttgtgttttgatACTAGAGAAAGAACAAACTGCGTCGgcaaataagaaagaaaaaaatgcaCATGGGTGTAGCTTTTATATACTATGGAATTTAACAAAACAGTTATTCGAAATACATAACGTCAAACTAAAAACCAAATAACAAAATTACGACATCTTTTATTCTAATaagtacatttttttataaatgaatttCGATCTAATACCTCACTAAACTTAATTTTTGATTTCTCAACATTCATGACACTTGTTTTCTATATTTAAGACAAAATCTTTATTTCTACGAAAAATAGtctaattttgtcattttaggtGTCCATGAAAAGTAGTCTCATTCTATAAACGAAAACTTCGCTTATAGTACTTTATTCATATGTTTTCCATTCTCATACGTTTTCTCTTTCTCATACTTGATCTATTTTTCTCTTTCatatatcttactttaccaaactttttattaaaactcgtgtcgttcacaaatgagactatttttcgtggatggaTGAGGTATTAATTTTTGGTGTGGTTTGATTTTAAAATCTATTGGaataaaaaatcgaattaaataattctaataaatattaaattttaataataatattattattttattaaatttcaacACCGGCTAATTTGTATTTCTGGTTCCGTCCCTGATGCCGCCTAAATTTCTCCACCAAAGCATAACTAAGAATTATAGATTGTATAAAAATCATGTATGAGAATTTGTAACCATCGTACCACATTGATCAATCATATTCATTCACGGGTTACATTATTCATGACTTGATTCTGCCTACTGAGCTATACTGGAGATTTAGGTCTTCCTCGGGGTTCCGACAGTCTCCATACTCTTTGGTTCTATGTTGCCCCCCGAGTTCCCCCTCCCCACACCCTTATTTGGCATAGAGATGCTGCTGTATACTTGTTCGTTACTCGACAGGCTCTACTTATTTAATGGGTGCTAGTTTCGTATAGTTGATTGAGCAGTCCATCGTATTTTCTTAACTGTGTCCGTCCCTGACTAGTTTTTATGATGCAGACTGCCATATTCAATTCTACCATGACCACAAGCGGCTTCTCATCGGATATCAGTTAAGTCCCTTAGTTTTTGCACCGTGGGCATGTGTTATCCTTTGAACAATAATTTACCATTTTCTGCTTTGCTTCATTTGTATGATTGCCGCTGCATCAATtgatgctatcaatataatgTTTTGTTTCTATTTTCATTTACATGCATTATGGTTTATGTTATCATCACTCAATCTTCATAGTATCCATATATGAATATCCATAATATTCTTtatatatattctttatttaattgtattctAATGACATTAGAACAAGAATGATGAATGATTTGTCCAAAACATgaaaagaagtaaaaaaaaactcaatccTCTTCATATTCACATGCCATCAAACTCTGCACCACAGTCGCCATTGTCGGCCGCCGCCCAAACCGCCCCTCCAACCTCCCATCCACCTCCCCCCTCCATCTCCTCACAAAGCTGGCAAGCGCCCcgcccccatccccatccccctCCCCCCAATTACACAACCTCACCCCCCTCACCATCTCCAGCACCACCAGCCCATACCCAAACACGTCAACTTTCGAGGTGATGGACCacgatagaaatccatgggtttcatcttaaaatcaattggtgataactttgtgtacaccgatgtgaaatattattatattcatttttatgtttcaattgccaacaaggCTCAGCGCCCACTCCGGCGCCATGTACCCCTTCGTCCTCTTATCCTCGTGAACTCTGACCCATCCCCCTCCCTCTGCAGCAGCTTCGCCAGCCCAAAATCTGCAATCTTGGGCTGGAAG
It contains:
- the LOC121792776 gene encoding serine hydroxymethyltransferase 2, mitochondrial-like; its protein translation is MALRRLSSLRSLYSPRYTASFANPAATRHYSSRVTWINQLNAPLEEVDPEVADIIELEKARQWKGLELIPSENFTSLSVMQAVGSVMTNKYSEGYPGARYYGGNEYIDMAERLCQKRALETFQLDPEKWGVNVQSLSGSPANFQVYTALLKPHERIMALDLPHGGHLSHGYQTDTKKISAVSIFFETMPYRLDESTGYVDYDQLEKSAVLFRPKLIVAGASAYARLYDYARIRKVCDKQKAVLLADMAHISGLVAAGVIPSPFEYADVVTTTTHKSLRGPRGAMIFFRKGVKEINKQGQEVKFDFEDKINQAVFPGLQGGPHNHTISGLAVALKQAMTPEYKAYQEQVLSNSSKFAEALLERGYNLVSGGTDNHLVLVNLRDKGIDGSRVEKVLEAVHIAANKNTVPGDVSAMVPGGIRMGTPALTSRGFVEVDFAKVAEFFNAAVKLAQKIKADANGTKLKDFVASMKSDTHQSALSKLRLEVEDYAKQFPTIGFQKETMKYKD